In Methylomonas sp. MK1, the following are encoded in one genomic region:
- a CDS encoding DUF7706 family protein, which translates to MTANPNEICLSVSLSEQETWDLAQFLKRTGFADFRSHAVDDDEAYRMHAAALKVRGNLVTISYDPR; encoded by the coding sequence ATGACCGCCAATCCGAATGAAATATGCTTGAGCGTTTCGTTATCCGAACAGGAGACGTGGGATTTGGCGCAATTTCTAAAGCGAACTGGATTTGCTGATTTTCGCAGTCATGCGGTCGATGATGACGAGGCTTATCGAATGCATGCGGCTGCGCTAAAGGTCAGAGGGAACTTGGTTACCATTAGCTATGACCCACGCTAG
- the bet gene encoding phage recombination protein Bet, with the protein MSQNNRNNLPKTRDLPMPAVVQQSYGLSEQSWKVLTEVTFPTAKTPEAILMALDYCKARKLDIFKKPVHIVPMWSAALGRNVETVWPSIMEIQTTASRTGVWAGMDRPVWGPDVTKTFTGRYKDDNEQWQESSVTVTFPEWVAVTVYRIVGGKRCAFTEEVYWLEAYSTAGGKNSQVPTAMWIKRPKGQLSKCGKAASLRAAFPEECGYAAEEMDGKTLDDLTDATVIDGEATVWEGDAGDRFAESPEHTPQVINLSQIHPKVQKAVAELVRRTKAAGAWKAAYDYAHQKFKGIDLTFALAELDKVSQVEPKATQALEQTENTGMPPLSAKDMAMNQARQTLGHAA; encoded by the coding sequence ATGAGCCAAAACAACCGCAACAATTTACCCAAAACTCGTGACTTGCCGATGCCGGCTGTTGTGCAACAAAGCTACGGTCTGTCGGAACAATCCTGGAAAGTACTGACGGAAGTGACCTTCCCGACAGCCAAAACACCGGAAGCCATCCTGATGGCGCTGGATTATTGCAAGGCCCGCAAGCTCGATATCTTCAAAAAGCCGGTGCATATCGTGCCGATGTGGAGTGCCGCTTTAGGCCGCAATGTCGAAACCGTCTGGCCGTCCATCATGGAAATTCAGACCACCGCATCCCGAACCGGTGTTTGGGCCGGCATGGATAGGCCCGTCTGGGGTCCTGATGTTACCAAGACTTTTACCGGTCGCTATAAGGACGACAACGAGCAATGGCAGGAATCTAGTGTCACCGTGACTTTTCCCGAATGGGTGGCGGTTACTGTGTATCGGATCGTCGGCGGCAAACGATGCGCCTTTACCGAGGAAGTCTACTGGCTGGAGGCTTATAGCACGGCCGGCGGTAAAAACTCGCAAGTGCCGACCGCCATGTGGATCAAACGCCCCAAGGGGCAATTATCCAAATGCGGTAAAGCAGCGTCGCTCAGGGCAGCCTTTCCGGAGGAATGCGGCTATGCCGCCGAGGAAATGGATGGCAAAACGCTCGACGACCTCACCGACGCTACCGTCATTGATGGCGAAGCGACTGTGTGGGAAGGCGATGCAGGGGATCGGTTTGCCGAATCACCCGAGCACACGCCTCAGGTGATCAACTTGTCGCAAATCCATCCCAAGGTGCAAAAGGCCGTAGCGGAATTGGTACGTCGTACCAAGGCGGCAGGTGCCTGGAAAGCAGCCTACGACTATGCCCACCAGAAGTTCAAAGGCATCGACCTGACCTTTGCGTTGGCCGAGTTGGACAAGGTATCGCAAGTTGAACCCAAGGCAACACAAGCCCTGGAACAAACCGAAAACACTGGCATGCCACCCTTGTCCGCGAAAGACATGGCGATGAATCAGGCCCGTCAAACCCTGGGGCACGCGGCGTAG
- the ssb gene encoding single-stranded DNA-binding protein — MSINCLTLPGVSIPPGIRGAGMPIAAPLGIVFVESGAADRRNVIMANRGVNKVILLGRLGADPDVRFMPNNGGKVVAVRLATSEVWSDPKNGKQERTEWHRVVFFKKLADTAEQYLHKGSQIYIEGRLRTQQWGQANDKRYRTEIVAFELQMLDRPSASAAANSSSSSPAAPEDADWDDEYSDMPIH, encoded by the coding sequence GTGAGTATTAATTGTTTAACCCTGCCGGGCGTATCGATTCCCCCAGGGATTCGAGGCGCCGGCATGCCCATCGCCGCGCCGCTGGGTATTGTTTTCGTTGAGTCGGGCGCGGCCGACAGGAGGAATGTCATCATGGCCAATCGCGGCGTGAACAAAGTCATCTTGCTGGGCCGCCTCGGCGCCGATCCGGATGTTCGCTTTATGCCCAATAACGGCGGCAAAGTAGTCGCCGTCCGTTTGGCAACCAGCGAAGTCTGGAGCGATCCAAAAAACGGCAAACAGGAGCGGACCGAATGGCATCGAGTGGTGTTTTTCAAAAAACTCGCCGATACCGCCGAGCAGTATTTGCACAAAGGTAGCCAGATCTACATCGAAGGCCGTTTGCGTACCCAGCAATGGGGCCAAGCAAATGACAAGCGGTACCGTACCGAAATCGTCGCCTTTGAATTGCAGATGCTGGATCGCCCTAGTGCATCGGCAGCCGCCAACAGTTCGTCATCATCGCCAGCAGCCCCTGAGGACGCCGATTGGGATGACGAATACAGCGATATGCCGATTCATTAA